From one Neofelis nebulosa isolate mNeoNeb1 chromosome 4, mNeoNeb1.pri, whole genome shotgun sequence genomic stretch:
- the CERS4 gene encoding ceramide synthase 4 isoform X1: MWSSFNEWFWQEKLWLPPNSSWVALEDRDGLVYPHPRDVLAALPLALALVAMRFTFERFIGLPLSRWLGVRDQARRPAKSNATLEKYFLTEGCKPKEPQMAFLAAQCGLTLQQTRRWFRRRRNQDRPCLTKKFCEASWRFLFYLCSFFGGLSVLYHESWLWTPVMCWDNYPDQPLKPGLYYWYLLELSFYISLLITLHLDVKRKDFKEQVAHHFVTITLIVFSYSANLLRIGSLVLLLHDASDYLLEACKIFNYTRWRKACDTLFVIFSLVFFYTRLVLFPTQILYTTYYESIASSGPFFGYYFFNGLLMMLQLLHVFWSCLILRMIYSFTKKGQMEKDVRSDVEEADSSDGDVVQESLPLKNGAAPTDGPRSRAPGRLANGHAPAT; the protein is encoded by the exons ATGTGGTCCAGCTTCAACGAGTGGTTTTGGCAGGAGAAGTTATGGTTACCACCCAACAGCTCGTGGGTTGCCCTGGAGGACCGAGATGGCCTGGTGTACCCCCACCCCCGGGACGTGCTGGCAGCCCTGCCCCTGGCACTGGCCCTGGTGGCCATGCGCTTCACCTTCGAGAG ATTTATCGGCCTGCCCCTGAGCCGGTGGCTGGGTGTGCGAGATCAGGCCAGGAGGCCAGCAAAGTCAAATGCCACTCTGGAGAAATACTTCCTCACAGAGGGGTGTAAACCCAAGGAG ccccagatgGCCTTCCTCGCTGCCCAGTGTGGCCTCACGCTGCAACAGACCCGGCGCTGGTTCCGGAGACGCCGGAACCAAGACCGGCCCTGCCTGACCAAGAAGTTCTGTGAGGCCAG CTGGAGGTTTCTCTTCTACCTGTGCTCCTTCTTCGGTGGCCTCTCCGTCCTCTACCAC GAGTCATGGCTGTGGACACCGGTGATGTGCTGGGACAATTACCCAGATCAG CCCCTGAAACCGGGCCTGTACTATTGGTACCTCCTGGAGCTGAGTTTCTACATCTCACTGCTGATCACGCTGCACTTGGATGTCAAGCGCAAG GATTTCAAGGAGCAGGTGGCACACCACTTCGTGACCATCACCCTGATCGTCTTCTCCTACAGCGCAAACCTGCTGCGCATCGGCTCTCTGGTGCTGCTGCTGCACGACGCCTCGGACTACCTCCTGGAG GCCTGTAAGATATTCAATTACACGCGTTGGCGGAAAGCCTGCGATACCCTCTTCGTCATCTTCTCCTTGGTCTTCTTCTACACTCGCCTCGTGCTCTTCCCTACGCA GATCCTCTACACCACGTACTACGAGTCCATTGCCAGCTCGGGCCCCTTCTTCGGCTACTACTTCTTCAACGGCCTTCTCATGATGCTGCAGCTGTTGCACGTGTTCTGGTCCTGCCTCATCCTCCGCATGATCTACAGCTTTACGAAGAAAGGCCAG ATGGAGAAGGACGTCCGCAGCGACGTGGAGGAGGCCGATTCGAGCGACGGGGACGTGGTCCAGGAGTCCCTGCCCCTGAAGAACGGGGCGGCCCCCACCGACGGTCCTCGGAGCCGGGCGCCCGGGCGGCTGGCCAACGGGCACGCGCCAGCCACATAG
- the CERS4 gene encoding ceramide synthase 4 isoform X2 → MVTTQQLVGCPGGPRWPGVPPPPGRAGSPAPGTGPGGHALHLREPQMAFLAAQCGLTLQQTRRWFRRRRNQDRPCLTKKFCEASWRFLFYLCSFFGGLSVLYHESWLWTPVMCWDNYPDQPLKPGLYYWYLLELSFYISLLITLHLDVKRKDFKEQVAHHFVTITLIVFSYSANLLRIGSLVLLLHDASDYLLEACKIFNYTRWRKACDTLFVIFSLVFFYTRLVLFPTQILYTTYYESIASSGPFFGYYFFNGLLMMLQLLHVFWSCLILRMIYSFTKKGQMEKDVRSDVEEADSSDGDVVQESLPLKNGAAPTDGPRSRAPGRLANGHAPAT, encoded by the exons ATGGTTACCACCCAACAGCTCGTGGGTTGCCCTGGAGGACCGAGATGGCCTGGTGTACCCCCACCCCCGGGACGTGCTGGCAGCCCTGCCCCTGGCACTGGCCCTGGTGGCCATGCGCTTCACCTTCGAGAG ccccagatgGCCTTCCTCGCTGCCCAGTGTGGCCTCACGCTGCAACAGACCCGGCGCTGGTTCCGGAGACGCCGGAACCAAGACCGGCCCTGCCTGACCAAGAAGTTCTGTGAGGCCAG CTGGAGGTTTCTCTTCTACCTGTGCTCCTTCTTCGGTGGCCTCTCCGTCCTCTACCAC GAGTCATGGCTGTGGACACCGGTGATGTGCTGGGACAATTACCCAGATCAG CCCCTGAAACCGGGCCTGTACTATTGGTACCTCCTGGAGCTGAGTTTCTACATCTCACTGCTGATCACGCTGCACTTGGATGTCAAGCGCAAG GATTTCAAGGAGCAGGTGGCACACCACTTCGTGACCATCACCCTGATCGTCTTCTCCTACAGCGCAAACCTGCTGCGCATCGGCTCTCTGGTGCTGCTGCTGCACGACGCCTCGGACTACCTCCTGGAG GCCTGTAAGATATTCAATTACACGCGTTGGCGGAAAGCCTGCGATACCCTCTTCGTCATCTTCTCCTTGGTCTTCTTCTACACTCGCCTCGTGCTCTTCCCTACGCA GATCCTCTACACCACGTACTACGAGTCCATTGCCAGCTCGGGCCCCTTCTTCGGCTACTACTTCTTCAACGGCCTTCTCATGATGCTGCAGCTGTTGCACGTGTTCTGGTCCTGCCTCATCCTCCGCATGATCTACAGCTTTACGAAGAAAGGCCAG ATGGAGAAGGACGTCCGCAGCGACGTGGAGGAGGCCGATTCGAGCGACGGGGACGTGGTCCAGGAGTCCCTGCCCCTGAAGAACGGGGCGGCCCCCACCGACGGTCCTCGGAGCCGGGCGCCCGGGCGGCTGGCCAACGGGCACGCGCCAGCCACATAG